A single Candidatus Hydrogenedentota bacterium DNA region contains:
- a CDS encoding mannose-1-phosphate guanylyltransferase, which produces MAITRFGIVMAGGAGERFWPLSRRVRPKQLLPLVNPAKSMLEEAVERLLPLIPPERLYVITGRHLVEPIRKARVGVPDANVLGEPGKKNTSGALAFVMAWIMARHAGLGPEEISLAVTTADHRIGDDAAFRVCIDTALRAAECHDALVVCGIAPTRPETGFGYIEVAADRPPLPGFAAPRVFEVRQFHEKPDRTKAEAYLASGRHLWNSGMFFWRASTFLSETAVARNSLHEAVQQMTAALRQGEEREADRVFDTLEDISIDYALMERAQRVLVVCGAFPWADVGAWPALLDHGARDAAGNLLVGGPAVLDSTDCIIYNAPGAERMAVGVIGLRDTVV; this is translated from the coding sequence ATGGCAATTACGCGGTTTGGAATCGTGATGGCCGGCGGCGCGGGCGAGCGCTTTTGGCCCTTGTCACGCCGGGTCCGGCCCAAGCAGCTTCTGCCGCTGGTGAACCCGGCGAAAAGCATGCTTGAGGAGGCTGTTGAGCGCCTGCTCCCTTTGATACCACCCGAACGTCTCTACGTTATCACCGGCAGGCATCTGGTCGAGCCTATCCGGAAAGCCCGTGTGGGCGTGCCGGATGCGAATGTGCTGGGCGAGCCGGGCAAGAAGAACACTTCCGGCGCCTTGGCCTTTGTCATGGCCTGGATCATGGCCCGGCACGCCGGCCTGGGGCCGGAGGAAATCAGTCTTGCCGTCACCACGGCGGACCATCGTATCGGAGACGACGCCGCGTTCCGCGTCTGCATCGACACGGCTTTGCGCGCCGCGGAGTGTCACGACGCCCTCGTCGTCTGCGGGATTGCGCCGACTCGGCCGGAAACGGGCTTCGGTTACATCGAAGTAGCGGCGGATCGTCCGCCTCTGCCGGGTTTTGCCGCGCCGCGGGTCTTTGAGGTGCGGCAGTTTCACGAAAAGCCCGACCGGACAAAGGCCGAGGCCTATCTGGCTTCCGGGCGCCACCTCTGGAACAGCGGCATGTTCTTCTGGCGCGCCTCCACGTTTCTCAGCGAAACGGCCGTTGCCAGAAACAGCTTGCACGAAGCTGTCCAGCAGATGACTGCTGCTTTGCGCCAGGGGGAGGAGCGCGAGGCGGACCGTGTTTTCGATACGCTGGAGGATATCTCGATTGACTATGCCCTGATGGAGCGCGCCCAGCGCGTGCTCGTGGTGTGCGGCGCGTTTCCGTGGGCGGATGTCGGCGCGTGGCCGGCCTTGCTCGACCATGGCGCGCGCGACGCCGCGGGCAACCTGCTCGTGGGCGGTCCCGCCGTTCTCGACAGCACGGACTGTATCATCTACAACGCGCCGGGCGCGGAACGCATGGCGGTGGGCGTCATTGGTTTGCGAGATACCGTCGT
- a CDS encoding MFS transporter: MNRNRLTRDARLVLVLNALYVAADALCSIFVGVYLWINSLELHVVCLHYLALYAVTPVVFILAGWYSQARDRLHVYRLGLFLHAVYYGTILYLREDAARLAPLLGGLLGVTWGLFWAGNNVFNYDVSGKGRREYYFGWLSAVSGAAQLFAPMLAGFFIEFMPNGRAGYHTLFALAALLYLTAMALSLRMPPDKTPRPYHIRRALFPGKDQRDWRMVMLAAFTLAGAFSLFNVLLGIVMFIETGKEANVGLFASAQAMVGILIAYTVGRMVTPRTRRRAMLFSTCCLLAAGTIILWRFNIYTVIAFGFLRSLAGPLFEIPHSSVRFEVIEQSAPAPGQHIEYIAAWEAPLAVGRVLMVGFLIALYLLAGMVAVRIVLFALCVNRFFTFLLLSRTSAMRHTAGRR; the protein is encoded by the coding sequence ATGAATCGCAACCGGCTTACCCGAGACGCGCGGCTTGTGCTTGTCTTGAACGCCTTGTACGTGGCCGCGGACGCATTGTGCTCGATTTTCGTCGGCGTGTATTTGTGGATCAACAGCCTCGAACTGCACGTCGTATGTCTCCATTATCTTGCGCTGTATGCCGTTACTCCAGTCGTGTTTATTCTTGCGGGCTGGTATTCCCAGGCGCGGGACCGGCTGCACGTCTATCGCCTGGGCCTCTTCCTGCACGCCGTGTACTATGGGACCATCCTCTATCTGCGCGAGGACGCGGCGCGTCTCGCGCCGCTGCTTGGCGGGCTGCTCGGCGTGACCTGGGGCCTGTTCTGGGCCGGCAACAACGTCTTCAACTACGACGTATCGGGCAAGGGCAGACGCGAATACTACTTCGGCTGGCTTTCGGCGGTCTCTGGCGCGGCGCAGTTGTTTGCACCCATGCTCGCCGGATTCTTCATAGAGTTCATGCCCAACGGCCGCGCCGGCTATCACACCCTTTTCGCGCTTGCGGCTCTTCTCTACCTGACGGCCATGGCATTGAGTCTGCGCATGCCACCCGACAAAACGCCCCGCCCCTACCATATTCGCCGCGCTCTCTTTCCGGGGAAGGACCAGCGGGACTGGCGCATGGTGATGCTGGCCGCGTTCACGCTCGCGGGCGCATTCAGCCTTTTCAACGTGTTGCTTGGCATCGTCATGTTCATAGAGACCGGCAAGGAAGCAAACGTGGGTCTGTTTGCCAGCGCACAGGCGATGGTGGGCATTCTTATCGCCTACACCGTCGGCCGCATGGTAACCCCTCGGACGCGCAGGCGCGCCATGCTATTCTCGACCTGTTGTCTTCTGGCCGCGGGCACGATCATCCTATGGCGCTTCAATATCTACACGGTCATCGCGTTTGGATTCCTGCGATCCCTGGCGGGCCCTCTGTTCGAGATTCCCCACTCGAGCGTCCGTTTCGAGGTCATCGAGCAAAGCGCGCCCGCGCCCGGACAGCACATTGAATACATCGCAGCGTGGGAGGCGCCCCTGGCCGTGGGGCGCGTGCTCATGGTGGGATTCCTGATAGCGCTGTACCTGCTTGCCGGGATGGTCGCGGTCCGCATTGTATTGTTCGCCCTGTGCGTCAACCGTTTCTTCACGTTCCTGCTTCTGTCCCGCACGTCCGCCATGCGTCACACGGCGGGCCGCCGGTAG
- a CDS encoding class I SAM-dependent methyltransferase yields MVRRETSIAADWFADAFDSLYPVVYAHRSIEAAAQEAAFAAACTGLGPADRALDLCCGAGRHMVHLAERTTRLTGLDYSPSLLALARRRGGSALRFVRGDMRALPFVGQAFDVVFNFFTSFGYFLEDSENVQAAREMGRVLHSGGRFLLDFLNAPQVRATLAPHTERRAGAYLVEEHRWLDERAARVNKRTIVKQDGAVVAAYEESVRLYTGAELTTLLAEAGLSAEQRFGDFAGGAWREDSPRLILAGTKV; encoded by the coding sequence GTGGTCCGGCGGGAAACTTCAATCGCGGCGGACTGGTTCGCGGACGCGTTCGACAGCTTGTATCCCGTGGTGTACGCGCACCGAAGCATCGAGGCGGCGGCGCAGGAGGCCGCCTTTGCTGCCGCCTGCACAGGGCTTGGTCCCGCCGACCGCGCGCTGGACCTGTGCTGCGGGGCGGGGCGGCACATGGTTCATCTGGCGGAACGGACGACGCGCCTGACCGGCCTGGATTACTCGCCGTCGCTCTTGGCGTTGGCGCGCCGGCGAGGTGGTTCCGCGCTCCGGTTCGTCCGCGGCGACATGCGCGCATTGCCCTTTGTGGGTCAAGCGTTCGATGTTGTGTTCAATTTCTTCACCAGTTTTGGCTATTTCCTGGAGGATTCGGAGAACGTGCAGGCGGCGCGCGAGATGGGGCGCGTCCTGCATTCCGGCGGACGCTTCCTGCTCGATTTTCTGAACGCTCCGCAAGTCCGTGCGACGCTTGCCCCGCATACGGAGCGGCGCGCGGGCGCGTACCTGGTTGAGGAACACCGTTGGCTGGACGAACGCGCCGCCCGCGTGAACAAGAGGACCATCGTGAAGCAGGATGGCGCCGTCGTGGCGGCCTATGAGGAGTCGGTCCGGCTGTATACCGGGGCGGAACTCACAACGCTGCTCGCGGAGGCGGGCCTTTCCGCGGAGCAGCGCTTCGGCGATTTCGCGGGCGGCGCGTGGCGGGAAGACAGCCCCCGCCTGATCCTGGCTGGAACCAAGGTTTGA
- the bshA gene encoding N-acetyl-alpha-D-glucosaminyl L-malate synthase BshA, with protein sequence MRIGITCHPSAGGSGVLATELGIALAERGHTVHFVAYEVPFRLKGFHANVYSHDVDIAAYPLFRTPPSSLALAAKICEVAEEYEIDLWHAHYAIPNAASALFAQWMLPEERRYAIVTTLHGTDITLVGTDASFFRITKFAMEQSQAVTAVSQWLTAETEREFGLKDRVRTIYNFVDPRKFNNSPLRRCHLADGGEKIIMHISNFRPVKRVTDVVRVFKRVAERIPARLIMVGEGPERMAAVGVGKQLGVADKVRYLGSQENIEEILPCADLVFQPSEHESFGLVPLEAMACQIPVLATRSGGIVEVVEDGVTGCLCEVGDIEAMSAQAIELLTNDAKAREMGRRGRERALRLYNREDIVSQYEELYAEVLAGWRRR encoded by the coding sequence ATGAGAATCGGAATTACCTGTCATCCGTCCGCGGGCGGCAGCGGCGTCTTGGCCACTGAACTGGGAATTGCACTCGCCGAACGGGGGCATACGGTGCATTTTGTGGCCTATGAGGTGCCGTTCCGGCTCAAGGGCTTTCACGCCAATGTCTACAGCCACGACGTGGACATTGCGGCCTATCCGTTGTTTCGCACGCCGCCGAGCTCGCTGGCGCTGGCTGCCAAGATCTGCGAAGTGGCCGAGGAATACGAGATCGACCTGTGGCACGCGCACTACGCCATTCCCAACGCGGCATCCGCGCTGTTCGCCCAATGGATGCTGCCGGAGGAACGGCGCTACGCCATCGTGACCACGCTGCACGGCACCGATATTACGCTCGTGGGAACGGACGCCTCTTTCTTCCGCATCACAAAGTTCGCCATGGAGCAGAGCCAGGCCGTGACGGCGGTGTCGCAGTGGCTGACGGCGGAAACCGAGCGCGAGTTCGGACTCAAAGACCGTGTCAGAACCATCTACAACTTCGTGGACCCGCGAAAATTCAACAATTCGCCGTTACGGCGCTGCCACCTTGCGGACGGCGGCGAGAAGATTATCATGCACATCTCGAACTTCCGGCCCGTGAAGCGCGTGACGGACGTGGTGCGTGTCTTCAAACGCGTCGCAGAGCGCATTCCGGCGCGGCTCATCATGGTCGGCGAGGGTCCCGAACGCATGGCCGCGGTCGGTGTCGGGAAGCAGTTGGGCGTTGCGGACAAGGTCCGCTATCTCGGCAGCCAGGAGAACATCGAGGAAATCCTTCCCTGTGCGGACCTGGTGTTCCAGCCCAGTGAACACGAGAGTTTTGGGCTCGTTCCGCTTGAGGCCATGGCGTGTCAGATTCCCGTGTTGGCCACGCGCAGCGGCGGCATCGTCGAAGTCGTCGAGGACGGCGTCACGGGCTGCCTGTGCGAGGTGGGGGACATTGAGGCGATGAGCGCGCAGGCGATAGAACTGCTGACGAACGACGCAAAAGCCCGGGAAATGGGCCGGCGCGGGCGCGAACGCGCGTTACGCCTGTACAACCGCGAGGACATTGTGTCGCAGTATGAGGAACTGTACGCCGAGGTGCTCGCGGGGTGGCGCCGGAGGTGA
- the bshC gene encoding bacillithiol biosynthesis cysteine-adding enzyme BshC produces the protein MLSLPDAYRGEAPALMTFYAGPARSVFEPSPRSGALPEITPWDPLLVEDMRAYQHGLGLERSFAGNEAVIVTGQQPGLFSGPLYTIYKAMTAIKLAARLERTHARPVVPVFWLGSDDHDFEEARSVSVLTRRHQPLRLTYAPAQPVDALPLHRIPAEDSLHGLVDALAEAVPGSEHAPAITEWLHQSLDGAESFAAWTARLLARLFRDTPLVIFEPRLPAARRIAAPVLAREIASPLAGTTRLREAARQLEALGFAPQLVKAGHECNFFVEIDGRRRKVVFEKGVFLAPENQLSWTPAQMTALLESSPDRFSANVALRCVVQQALFPALAYVAGPGEIAYWAQLKEFFALFELPMPVVYPRASAVLVTVKLRKLLEKFRWAPSDVTDSGETLLDSALAAVAAHPALDALRRGRATVLGAVEALADAFGSLDAPSPARDAARALHARTAADLDRMERLLRRADQAQTAAVSKQVERLRHALAPDRKPQERVYTLFSFLFEHGWGLVPRLLNALDIESSVMTEIEL, from the coding sequence ATGCTGAGTCTTCCGGATGCGTATCGCGGCGAAGCGCCTGCGTTGATGACCTTTTACGCGGGGCCGGCGCGAAGCGTCTTCGAGCCTTCGCCGCGGTCCGGGGCGTTGCCGGAAATCACGCCGTGGGACCCGCTGCTCGTTGAGGACATGCGCGCGTATCAGCACGGACTGGGCCTGGAACGTTCGTTCGCCGGCAATGAGGCGGTCATTGTTACGGGCCAGCAGCCTGGACTCTTCAGCGGCCCGCTGTACACGATTTACAAGGCGATGACCGCCATCAAGCTTGCGGCGCGTCTGGAGCGCACCCACGCCAGACCCGTCGTGCCTGTCTTCTGGCTGGGCAGCGACGACCACGATTTCGAAGAAGCGCGCAGCGTATCCGTGCTGACGCGACGTCACCAGCCGCTTCGTCTTACCTATGCGCCCGCGCAGCCGGTGGACGCCCTGCCGCTGCATCGCATTCCTGCCGAAGACTCGTTGCACGGCCTGGTAGATGCGCTGGCGGAGGCGGTCCCGGGTTCGGAACATGCCCCCGCGATAACGGAGTGGTTGCATCAGTCGCTCGACGGCGCGGAGTCTTTCGCCGCATGGACCGCCCGCCTGCTCGCGCGTCTGTTTCGCGATACGCCGCTGGTGATTTTCGAACCGCGGCTGCCTGCGGCGCGGCGTATCGCCGCGCCGGTGCTCGCCCGGGAGATAGCATCGCCGCTGGCGGGCACCACGCGGTTGCGGGAAGCCGCGCGGCAGCTTGAAGCACTTGGTTTTGCGCCGCAGTTGGTCAAAGCCGGGCACGAATGCAATTTCTTCGTGGAGATTGACGGCCGGCGGCGCAAAGTTGTTTTCGAAAAAGGAGTGTTCCTTGCGCCCGAGAATCAGTTGAGTTGGACTCCCGCCCAGATGACGGCGTTACTGGAGAGCAGTCCGGACCGCTTCAGCGCGAACGTGGCGCTGCGCTGTGTCGTGCAGCAGGCGCTGTTCCCGGCGCTTGCCTATGTGGCGGGACCCGGCGAGATCGCCTATTGGGCGCAACTGAAGGAATTCTTTGCCCTGTTTGAACTGCCGATGCCGGTCGTGTATCCCCGCGCGAGCGCCGTGCTGGTCACGGTGAAGCTGAGGAAACTGCTGGAGAAGTTCCGGTGGGCTCCGTCTGACGTGACAGACAGCGGTGAGACCCTGCTGGACAGCGCCTTGGCCGCAGTTGCGGCGCATCCTGCGCTCGATGCGCTTCGCCGGGGCCGCGCCACGGTGCTTGGCGCCGTCGAAGCGCTTGCGGATGCTTTCGGCTCGCTGGACGCGCCCAGTCCCGCGCGTGACGCCGCGCGCGCCCTGCACGCCAGGACGGCGGCGGACCTGGACCGGATGGAACGCTTGTTGCGCCGCGCGGACCAGGCGCAGACCGCTGCCGTGAGCAAACAGGTTGAGCGCCTGCGCCATGCGCTGGCGCCGGACCGCAAGCCGCAGGAGCGGGTGTACACGTTGTTCTCGTTTCTGTTCGAGCACGGGTGGGGGCTTGTGCCGCGCTTGCTGAACGCGCTCGATATCGAATCATCTGTCATGACGGAGATAGAACTATGA
- the bshB1 gene encoding bacillithiol biosynthesis deacetylase BshB1 — translation MTLDVLAVGAHPDDADLGAGGTIIKLSRRGLRVGILDLTRGELATRGRPEEREAEAREAARLLGAAVREGAGLPDGRVANDPEQREAVIRRIRAWRPKVLLAPMIPDRHPDHAAAHALAKDANFLAGVRKVDTGQEPHRASVIYYYNAYHETGAEPRFVVDITGVFDAKIDALRAFRSQLYNPAYPGEPTWVASEAFWDAIEARAGYWGSRVGVRYGEPFYGDAPLGFDLPPGLT, via the coding sequence ATGACGCTGGACGTACTCGCCGTGGGGGCCCATCCGGACGATGCGGACCTGGGCGCCGGCGGCACGATCATCAAGCTGTCGCGCCGGGGGCTCCGTGTTGGCATTCTCGACCTGACGCGCGGCGAACTCGCCACGCGCGGGCGGCCGGAGGAACGGGAGGCGGAAGCGCGCGAAGCGGCGCGTCTGCTGGGCGCCGCTGTCCGCGAGGGGGCCGGCCTGCCAGACGGGCGGGTTGCGAATGACCCGGAGCAGCGCGAGGCCGTGATTCGTCGTATTCGCGCATGGCGGCCCAAGGTCCTGCTTGCCCCCATGATTCCGGACCGTCATCCGGACCATGCGGCGGCGCACGCGCTGGCAAAGGACGCCAACTTCCTCGCGGGTGTGCGCAAGGTGGATACGGGCCAGGAGCCGCATCGGGCAAGTGTTATATATTACTATAATGCATATCATGAGACGGGCGCCGAACCCCGCTTTGTCGTCGATATTACCGGCGTGTTCGACGCCAAGATCGACGCGTTGAGAGCGTTCCGGTCGCAGTTGTACAACCCTGCGTATCCGGGCGAGCCGACCTGGGTGGCGTCGGAAGCCTTCTGGGACGCCATTGAGGCGCGCGCGGGGTACTGGGGCTCGCGTGTCGGCGTAAGATATGGCGAACCATTCTATGGGGACGCGCCCTTGGGGTTTGACTTGCCGCCCGGTCTGACTTGA